The proteins below come from a single Tachysurus fulvidraco isolate hzauxx_2018 chromosome 26, HZAU_PFXX_2.0, whole genome shotgun sequence genomic window:
- the epd gene encoding ependymin, giving the protein MRIIELFCVAFLCLCPLAWASSSREPCRSPSKTSGKLCVSTTKDDTIAWGDFKYDSTQKYLRFVEDTSKSNKTSHLDVIIHFDEGVMYKMDSKNDTCKKQSLPCHKHPMEVPADGTHVDELYLGSDDKSEQGLRVRMWSGNMTDHDSHHTQGHYTMMTTSCGCITVSCTYHSEKNDLIFSFFNVETEIDDHQAFHLPDYCEGLELDEASDDHSFFDLFHD; this is encoded by the exons ATGCGTATCATCGAGCTGTTCTGCGTAGCTTTCCTGTGCCTCTGCCCCTTGGCATGGGCTTCCTCCAGCCGCGAGCCGTGCC GGTCACCATCTAAGACCAGTGGCAAGCTCTGTGTG AGTACCACCAAGGACGATACCATCGCATGGGGGGATTTCAAGTATGATTCCACTCAGAAGTACCTTCGCTTTGTGGAGGACACAAGCAAATCCAACAAAACCTCTCACCTGGATGTGATTATACACTTCGATGAG GGTGTGATGTACAAGATGGACAGCAAGAACGATACCTGTAAGAAACAGTCCCTGCCATGTCACAAGCACCCGATGGAGGTTCCGGCCGACGGCACGCACGTGGACGAGCTGTACTTGGGAAGCGATGATAAGTCTGAGCAAGGCCTCAGAGTGCGCATGTGGTCTGGCAACATGACCGATCACGACTCGCATCACACCCAGG GACACTACACGATGATGACCACTTCCTGTGGGTGCATCACCGTCTCCTGCACGTACCACAGTGAGAAGAATGACCTCATCTTCAG TTTCTTCAACGTAGAGACGGAGATCGACGACCATCAAGCGTTCCACCTTCCTGATTATTGCGAAGGACTGGAATTAGACGAGGCGTCTGATGACCACAGCTTCTTTGACCTCTTCCACGACTGA
- the panx1b gene encoding pannexin-1b isoform X1 has product MNDNTALWWVIKRPVVTSIMEPTEGKYKGVRLELAADKLVTFVAVGIPLLLISLAFAQEVSVGSQISCFPPTNFTLRQAAYVDSFCWVAAERQSTKDGSPLWLHKFFPYILLLLAVLVYVPALFWRFTAAPQLSSDLSFIMEELDCCYNRAIQLAKSLASNKPDTKDNTEESHSSQEVVEGCFKYPLVVQYLRTKRGSWALAWKYLVCRVLTLLTVLLVFFYLVCYIGLVSPSDQFSCDLQTSVVLNQTLMRPVLCKLVSVGVFRLLSCVSLAVYAILIPLVFYAPVRPTRRRQQGQVLHPYRLLPAFTHAQELHVSSRLYDDLSIYLLFLEENLSELKSYKCLQVLNLLKAGECESFDTMSLLRNLGQVKTDSVDTEDGNIQSAHVQEEGDLSKLKDGDVATPERQLKESICGCGKDVRQRPV; this is encoded by the exons ATGAATGACAACACTGCCCTCTGGTGGGTGATCAAGAGACCTGTGGTTACTTCAATTATG GAACCCACGGAGGGGAAATACAAAGGAGTGCGTTTGGAGCTTGCAGCTGATAAACTGGTGACTTTTGTGGCGGTGGGAATTCCTCTGCTGCTCATCTCCCTCGCCTTTGCTCAGGAAGTgtctgtgg GTTCCCAGATTAGCTGTTTTCCACCAACCAACTTCACCCTGCGCCAAGCAGCGTATGTGGACTCTTTCTGCTGGGTCGCTGCTGAACGCCAATCTACAAAAGACGGCTCCCCCCTGTGGTTACACAAG TTCTTTCCTTACATCCTTCTGCTGCTGGCAGTTCTGGTGTATGTTCCAGCTCTGTTCTGGCGCTTCACCGCTGCTCCTCAGCTCTCCTCAGACCTCAGTTTCATTATGGAGGAACTAGATTGCTGTTACAACCGTGCCATCCAGCTCGCCAAGAGCTTGGCATCCAACAAACCTGACACCAAGGACAACACAGAGGAGTCCCACAG cagtCAGGAGGTGGTTGAGGGCTGTTTTAAATACCCTCTGGTGGTCCAGTATCTGAGGACCAAGCGTGGGAGTTGGGCACTGGCGTGGAAGTACCTGGTATGTCGGGTTCTCACTCTACTCACTGTACTGCTGGTTTTCTTCTACCTGGTCTGCTACATCGGCCTGGTGTCTCCGAGTGACCAGTTCTCCTGCGACCTACAGACCA GTGTTGTCCTGAATCAGACACTGATGCGTCCAGTGCTGTGTAAGCTGGTGTCCGTGGGTGTGTTCCGTCTGCTCAGCTGCGTTAGTTTGGCAGTTTACGCGATCCTCATTCCTCTGGTGTTCTACGCACCAGTCCGCCCGACCCGGCGGAGGCAGCAAGGCCAAGTGCTCCACCCTTACAGGCTCCTACCCGCCTTCACACATGCCCAGGAGCTGCATGTCAGCTCTCGCCTCTATGACGACCTCAGCATCTACCTGCTGTTCCTGGAGGAGAACCTGAGCGAGCTGAAAAGCTATAAATGTCTGCAG gtattaaatttattaaaagcagGAGAGTGTGAAAGCTTTGACACAATGTCCCTCCTGAGGAATCTTGGACAAGTGAAGACGGATTCGGTGGATACTGAAGATGGCAACATCCAATCAGCTCACGTCCAGGAGGAAGGAGACCTGTCCAAGCTTAAGG ATGGTGATGTAGCGACGCCAGAAAGGCAACTGAAAGAATCCATCTGCGGCTGTGGGAAGGATGTGAGACAGAGACCCGTTTAA
- the panx1b gene encoding pannexin-1b isoform X2 — protein sequence MNDNTALWWVIKRPVVTSIMEPTEGKYKGVRLELAADKLVTFVAVGIPLLLISLAFAQEVSVGSQISCFPPTNFTLRQAAYVDSFCWVAAERQSTKDGSPLWLHKFFPYILLLLAVLVYVPALFWRFTAAPQLSSDLSFIMEELDCCYNRAIQLAKSLASNKPDTKDNTEESHSQEVVEGCFKYPLVVQYLRTKRGSWALAWKYLVCRVLTLLTVLLVFFYLVCYIGLVSPSDQFSCDLQTSVVLNQTLMRPVLCKLVSVGVFRLLSCVSLAVYAILIPLVFYAPVRPTRRRQQGQVLHPYRLLPAFTHAQELHVSSRLYDDLSIYLLFLEENLSELKSYKCLQVLNLLKAGECESFDTMSLLRNLGQVKTDSVDTEDGNIQSAHVQEEGDLSKLKDGDVATPERQLKESICGCGKDVRQRPV from the exons ATGAATGACAACACTGCCCTCTGGTGGGTGATCAAGAGACCTGTGGTTACTTCAATTATG GAACCCACGGAGGGGAAATACAAAGGAGTGCGTTTGGAGCTTGCAGCTGATAAACTGGTGACTTTTGTGGCGGTGGGAATTCCTCTGCTGCTCATCTCCCTCGCCTTTGCTCAGGAAGTgtctgtgg GTTCCCAGATTAGCTGTTTTCCACCAACCAACTTCACCCTGCGCCAAGCAGCGTATGTGGACTCTTTCTGCTGGGTCGCTGCTGAACGCCAATCTACAAAAGACGGCTCCCCCCTGTGGTTACACAAG TTCTTTCCTTACATCCTTCTGCTGCTGGCAGTTCTGGTGTATGTTCCAGCTCTGTTCTGGCGCTTCACCGCTGCTCCTCAGCTCTCCTCAGACCTCAGTTTCATTATGGAGGAACTAGATTGCTGTTACAACCGTGCCATCCAGCTCGCCAAGAGCTTGGCATCCAACAAACCTGACACCAAGGACAACACAGAGGAGTCCCACAG tCAGGAGGTGGTTGAGGGCTGTTTTAAATACCCTCTGGTGGTCCAGTATCTGAGGACCAAGCGTGGGAGTTGGGCACTGGCGTGGAAGTACCTGGTATGTCGGGTTCTCACTCTACTCACTGTACTGCTGGTTTTCTTCTACCTGGTCTGCTACATCGGCCTGGTGTCTCCGAGTGACCAGTTCTCCTGCGACCTACAGACCA GTGTTGTCCTGAATCAGACACTGATGCGTCCAGTGCTGTGTAAGCTGGTGTCCGTGGGTGTGTTCCGTCTGCTCAGCTGCGTTAGTTTGGCAGTTTACGCGATCCTCATTCCTCTGGTGTTCTACGCACCAGTCCGCCCGACCCGGCGGAGGCAGCAAGGCCAAGTGCTCCACCCTTACAGGCTCCTACCCGCCTTCACACATGCCCAGGAGCTGCATGTCAGCTCTCGCCTCTATGACGACCTCAGCATCTACCTGCTGTTCCTGGAGGAGAACCTGAGCGAGCTGAAAAGCTATAAATGTCTGCAG gtattaaatttattaaaagcagGAGAGTGTGAAAGCTTTGACACAATGTCCCTCCTGAGGAATCTTGGACAAGTGAAGACGGATTCGGTGGATACTGAAGATGGCAACATCCAATCAGCTCACGTCCAGGAGGAAGGAGACCTGTCCAAGCTTAAGG ATGGTGATGTAGCGACGCCAGAAAGGCAACTGAAAGAATCCATCTGCGGCTGTGGGAAGGATGTGAGACAGAGACCCGTTTAA
- the panx1b gene encoding pannexin-1b isoform X3, translating to MAIAHIATEYVFSDFLLKEPTEGKYKGVRLELAADKLVTFVAVGIPLLLISLAFAQEVSVGSQISCFPPTNFTLRQAAYVDSFCWVAAERQSTKDGSPLWLHKFFPYILLLLAVLVYVPALFWRFTAAPQLSSDLSFIMEELDCCYNRAIQLAKSLASNKPDTKDNTEESHSSQEVVEGCFKYPLVVQYLRTKRGSWALAWKYLVCRVLTLLTVLLVFFYLVCYIGLVSPSDQFSCDLQTSVVLNQTLMRPVLCKLVSVGVFRLLSCVSLAVYAILIPLVFYAPVRPTRRRQQGQVLHPYRLLPAFTHAQELHVSSRLYDDLSIYLLFLEENLSELKSYKCLQVLNLLKAGECESFDTMSLLRNLGQVKTDSVDTEDGNIQSAHVQEEGDLSKLKDGDVATPERQLKESICGCGKDVRQRPV from the exons ATGGCCATCGCTCACATCGCTACAGAATATGTGTTCTCTGATTTTCTCCTGAAGGAACCCACGGAGGGGAAATACAAAGGAGTGCGTTTGGAGCTTGCAGCTGATAAACTGGTGACTTTTGTGGCGGTGGGAATTCCTCTGCTGCTCATCTCCCTCGCCTTTGCTCAGGAAGTgtctgtgg GTTCCCAGATTAGCTGTTTTCCACCAACCAACTTCACCCTGCGCCAAGCAGCGTATGTGGACTCTTTCTGCTGGGTCGCTGCTGAACGCCAATCTACAAAAGACGGCTCCCCCCTGTGGTTACACAAG TTCTTTCCTTACATCCTTCTGCTGCTGGCAGTTCTGGTGTATGTTCCAGCTCTGTTCTGGCGCTTCACCGCTGCTCCTCAGCTCTCCTCAGACCTCAGTTTCATTATGGAGGAACTAGATTGCTGTTACAACCGTGCCATCCAGCTCGCCAAGAGCTTGGCATCCAACAAACCTGACACCAAGGACAACACAGAGGAGTCCCACAG cagtCAGGAGGTGGTTGAGGGCTGTTTTAAATACCCTCTGGTGGTCCAGTATCTGAGGACCAAGCGTGGGAGTTGGGCACTGGCGTGGAAGTACCTGGTATGTCGGGTTCTCACTCTACTCACTGTACTGCTGGTTTTCTTCTACCTGGTCTGCTACATCGGCCTGGTGTCTCCGAGTGACCAGTTCTCCTGCGACCTACAGACCA GTGTTGTCCTGAATCAGACACTGATGCGTCCAGTGCTGTGTAAGCTGGTGTCCGTGGGTGTGTTCCGTCTGCTCAGCTGCGTTAGTTTGGCAGTTTACGCGATCCTCATTCCTCTGGTGTTCTACGCACCAGTCCGCCCGACCCGGCGGAGGCAGCAAGGCCAAGTGCTCCACCCTTACAGGCTCCTACCCGCCTTCACACATGCCCAGGAGCTGCATGTCAGCTCTCGCCTCTATGACGACCTCAGCATCTACCTGCTGTTCCTGGAGGAGAACCTGAGCGAGCTGAAAAGCTATAAATGTCTGCAG gtattaaatttattaaaagcagGAGAGTGTGAAAGCTTTGACACAATGTCCCTCCTGAGGAATCTTGGACAAGTGAAGACGGATTCGGTGGATACTGAAGATGGCAACATCCAATCAGCTCACGTCCAGGAGGAAGGAGACCTGTCCAAGCTTAAGG ATGGTGATGTAGCGACGCCAGAAAGGCAACTGAAAGAATCCATCTGCGGCTGTGGGAAGGATGTGAGACAGAGACCCGTTTAA
- the panx1b gene encoding pannexin-1b isoform X4, producing MAIAHIATEYVFSDFLLKEPTEGKYKGVRLELAADKLVTFVAVGIPLLLISLAFAQEVSVGSQISCFPPTNFTLRQAAYVDSFCWVAAERQSTKDGSPLWLHKFFPYILLLLAVLVYVPALFWRFTAAPQLSSDLSFIMEELDCCYNRAIQLAKSLASNKPDTKDNTEESHSQEVVEGCFKYPLVVQYLRTKRGSWALAWKYLVCRVLTLLTVLLVFFYLVCYIGLVSPSDQFSCDLQTSVVLNQTLMRPVLCKLVSVGVFRLLSCVSLAVYAILIPLVFYAPVRPTRRRQQGQVLHPYRLLPAFTHAQELHVSSRLYDDLSIYLLFLEENLSELKSYKCLQVLNLLKAGECESFDTMSLLRNLGQVKTDSVDTEDGNIQSAHVQEEGDLSKLKDGDVATPERQLKESICGCGKDVRQRPV from the exons ATGGCCATCGCTCACATCGCTACAGAATATGTGTTCTCTGATTTTCTCCTGAAGGAACCCACGGAGGGGAAATACAAAGGAGTGCGTTTGGAGCTTGCAGCTGATAAACTGGTGACTTTTGTGGCGGTGGGAATTCCTCTGCTGCTCATCTCCCTCGCCTTTGCTCAGGAAGTgtctgtgg GTTCCCAGATTAGCTGTTTTCCACCAACCAACTTCACCCTGCGCCAAGCAGCGTATGTGGACTCTTTCTGCTGGGTCGCTGCTGAACGCCAATCTACAAAAGACGGCTCCCCCCTGTGGTTACACAAG TTCTTTCCTTACATCCTTCTGCTGCTGGCAGTTCTGGTGTATGTTCCAGCTCTGTTCTGGCGCTTCACCGCTGCTCCTCAGCTCTCCTCAGACCTCAGTTTCATTATGGAGGAACTAGATTGCTGTTACAACCGTGCCATCCAGCTCGCCAAGAGCTTGGCATCCAACAAACCTGACACCAAGGACAACACAGAGGAGTCCCACAG tCAGGAGGTGGTTGAGGGCTGTTTTAAATACCCTCTGGTGGTCCAGTATCTGAGGACCAAGCGTGGGAGTTGGGCACTGGCGTGGAAGTACCTGGTATGTCGGGTTCTCACTCTACTCACTGTACTGCTGGTTTTCTTCTACCTGGTCTGCTACATCGGCCTGGTGTCTCCGAGTGACCAGTTCTCCTGCGACCTACAGACCA GTGTTGTCCTGAATCAGACACTGATGCGTCCAGTGCTGTGTAAGCTGGTGTCCGTGGGTGTGTTCCGTCTGCTCAGCTGCGTTAGTTTGGCAGTTTACGCGATCCTCATTCCTCTGGTGTTCTACGCACCAGTCCGCCCGACCCGGCGGAGGCAGCAAGGCCAAGTGCTCCACCCTTACAGGCTCCTACCCGCCTTCACACATGCCCAGGAGCTGCATGTCAGCTCTCGCCTCTATGACGACCTCAGCATCTACCTGCTGTTCCTGGAGGAGAACCTGAGCGAGCTGAAAAGCTATAAATGTCTGCAG gtattaaatttattaaaagcagGAGAGTGTGAAAGCTTTGACACAATGTCCCTCCTGAGGAATCTTGGACAAGTGAAGACGGATTCGGTGGATACTGAAGATGGCAACATCCAATCAGCTCACGTCCAGGAGGAAGGAGACCTGTCCAAGCTTAAGG ATGGTGATGTAGCGACGCCAGAAAGGCAACTGAAAGAATCCATCTGCGGCTGTGGGAAGGATGTGAGACAGAGACCCGTTTAA